Part of the Phycisphaeraceae bacterium genome, GACCCTCGTCGGCGTCGGCGAGCGCCTCGCGCAGCGCCGTGACCGTCAGCCCCTCGGGCAGCGAGTCGAGGTCCGACAGCTCGGGCACGATGCGCCCGTTGAGCACGAACACGCGCAGCGCGTCGTCGACTGGCGCCGCCAGATCGCGCAGCGCCATCATGTCCTGTGGGTCGTCCGCCTCGAGCGCGAAGGTCATCCCGAGCAGGGGCTTGAGGTTGGTGTAGCGCCACTCCTCGTGCTTCGTGGTGGGCAGCCCGTGCTCGCGGAAGCGTTCGAGGGCCTCGGTGCGCAGCGTCACGAGCCACGCCGGGTCGCTCGCGTCGTGGGAGCGCTGCAGCGCGTCGGCGATGTTGTCCATCGTGAGGGCGCCCAGATCCGCGCTCCCTGTCGTGTCGTGTCGCATGGCGATGGTGCTCATAGGGGGTCTGCCTCCAGAAAGGATCAGGCGTTCGCGGGCTCGCCCAGCGAAGAAAGGATGTCGGCGTACCCGTTGGCCTCGAGTTCGAGCGCGAGTTCCTTGCCCCCGGACTTCACCACGCGCCCCTTCGCGAGGACATGCACGAAGTCGGGCACGATGTAGTCCAGCAGGCGCTGGTAGTGCGTCACCACGATCATCGCGCGCTCCGAGTTGCGCAGCGAGTTCACGCCGTCGGCGACGATGCGCAGGGCGTCGATGTCCAGGCCCGAGTCCGTCTCGTCCAGCACGCACAGCGTGGGGTCGAGCAGCGCCATCTGCAGGATCTCGTAGCGCTTCTTCTCGCCGCCCGAGAAGCCCTCGTTCACCGAGCGGCGCAGCAGGTCCTGGTTCATCTGCACCAGAGACAGCTTCTCGCGCAGCAGCGCCAGGAACTCGCTCGTGTCCAGCTCGCTCTGCCCGCGCTCCTTGCGGACCGCGTTGATCGACTCCTTGAGGAACTGCGTGTTGCTCACGCCCGGGATCTCGACCGGGTACTGGAACGCCAGGAACACGCCGGCGCGGGCGCGCTCGTCGGCCTCCATCTCCAGCAGGTCCTGGCCCTTGAAGAGGACCTCGCCCTCGGTGACCTCGTACGCCTCGTTTCCGGCCAGAACCGCCGCCAGCGTGCTCTTGCCCGAGCCGTTGGGGCCCATGATCGAGTGCACCTCGCCGGCGTTCACCGTCAGGTCGATGCCGCGCAGGATCTCGACGCCCTCGACGCTCGCGTGCAGGTTGCGGATCTCAAGAAGGGGGGTGGAAGCCATGTGGTGTGTCTCTCTCGGGTCAGAATGCGCTCGCGGCGCAGGAATGGTTCGTGTCAGAGTTTCACGCAGACGCGCCCGTCGACGATCTTCGTCTCGTAGGTGCGCAGGCAGGTCTCGGGGTTGTCGGCGTACTCGCCGGATTTCAGATCAAACTCCCAGAAGTGCAACGGGCAGGTCACCGAGCAGCCCGAGACCGGCCCGTCCGAGAGCGATCCCCCGGCGTGGGGGCACTCGTCGTCGCACA contains:
- the sufC gene encoding Fe-S cluster assembly ATPase SufC, whose product is MASTPLLEIRNLHASVEGVEILRGIDLTVNAGEVHSIMGPNGSGKSTLAAVLAGNEAYEVTEGEVLFKGQDLLEMEADERARAGVFLAFQYPVEIPGVSNTQFLKESINAVRKERGQSELDTSEFLALLREKLSLVQMNQDLLRRSVNEGFSGGEKKRYEILQMALLDPTLCVLDETDSGLDIDALRIVADGVNSLRNSERAMIVVTHYQRLLDYIVPDFVHVLAKGRVVKSGGKELALELEANGYADILSSLGEPANA
- a CDS encoding Rieske 2Fe-2S domain-containing protein, giving the protein MTDMTDGFEPILRVSEAPRGEGRLVVLGEKRLAVFHTDEGFFVCDDECPHAGGSLSDGPVSGCSVTCPLHFWEFDLKSGEYADNPETCLRTYETKIVDGRVCVKL